Genomic window (Streptomyces sp. NBC_00078):
CGGAATTCGGGCGTGTCGAAGGTACGGCTGACCACGGCGTCCGCGCCGAACAGCGCGGCGTCGGCCGTGCGGCTGGTGCCGCCGGACTCCAGTGTGAGGTTCTCCCAGCGCATGACGCCTCCTCGATAGCCCTGCCCTCAGAGTGAAACACTTGTTCGAATACCTGTGCAAGTGGTGTTCCCGATCGCTTGACCGCGTCCGGAGCCACCCCGATTTGGGTGGCCGTGGGCGGGGGTGGTTGGCTTGCCCCAACCCCGAGAACGCAAGTCCTGGAGGAACCCAATGGCGCAGGTCGAGGCCACTACCGAGCGGGTCGTCGCGGCAGACGCGGAGAAGGTGTTCGACGCCCTCGCCGACTACAGCGGCACGCGCGCGAAGCTGCTGCCCGAGCAGTTCAGCGAGTACGAGGTGCGCGAGGGCGGCGACGGCGAGGGCACCCTCGTCCACTGGAAGCTCCAGGCCACCAGCAAGCGGATCCGTGACTGCCTCCTGGAGGTCGGCGAGCCCACCGACGGCGAGCTCGTCGAGAAGGACCGCAACTCCTCGATGGTCACCACCTGGCGGGTCACCCCGGCCGGCGAGGGCAAGTCCCGCGTCGTCGTGACC
Coding sequences:
- a CDS encoding SRPBCC family protein, which codes for MAQVEATTERVVAADAEKVFDALADYSGTRAKLLPEQFSEYEVREGGDGEGTLVHWKLQATSKRIRDCLLEVGEPTDGELVEKDRNSSMVTTWRVTPAGEGKSRVVVTTVWNGAGGIGGFFEKTFAPKGLARIYDAVLARLATEVEK